A part of Primulina eburnea isolate SZY01 chromosome 10, ASM2296580v1, whole genome shotgun sequence genomic DNA contains:
- the LOC140842728 gene encoding phospholipase D alpha 1-like — MAQILLHGDLHATIYEIDKLHFGSVGNFFHKVVEGIEGAIGFKKTGSKLYASVDLEKARVGRTRLLLNEHSNPRWYESFHIFCAHMASNVIFTVKVDNPIGADLIGRAYVPVSDLIRGEVIDEWLEILNTEKKPIHGHSKIHVRLQFFDVARECCWAQGVKSPKFPGVPFTFFPQRRGCKVTLYQDAHVPDHFIPKIPLSGGNFYEPNRCWEDIFDAISNAKHLIYITGWSIYTEITLIRDMRRPKQGGDTTLGELLKKRASEGVRVLMLVWDDRTSVGILKRDGLMATHDEETGEYFRNTDVHCVLCPRNPDDGRSIIQNIEIGTMFTHHQKIVVVDSAMPNGDENRRRIVSFVGGIDLCDGRYDTQFHSLFRTLDTAHHDDFHQANFSGATIQKGGPREPWHDIHCRLEGPCAWDVLYNFEQRWRKQGIQDVLLQLNELQKIIIPPSPVTFPDDPETWNVQVFRSIDGGAAFGFPDSPEKAAQSGLISGKDNIIDRSIQDAYIHAIRRAKDFIYIENQYFLGSSFSWYSQDIRDESIGALHLIPKELSLKIVNKIEAGERFTVYVVIPMWPEGFPESSSVQVILDWQRRTMEMMYTDIIQALKSKGIIADPKDYLTFFCLGNREKKLSGEYEPSEKPEPDTDYSRAQQARRGMIYVHAKMMIVDDEYIIIGSANINQRSMDGARDSEIAMGAYQPYHLSHNQPARGQIHGFRMALWYEHLGLLDNSFSYPQSMECIQKVNQLAQRNWDLYASETVESDLPGHLLSYPIGISSEGSVSELPGLENFPDTKARVLGSKADFYPPILTT, encoded by the exons ATGGCTCAGATTTTACTTCATGGAGATCTTCACGCCACAATATATGAGATCGATAAGCTACACTTCGGGTCCGTCGGTAATTTCTTTCACAAG GTGGTAGAAGGCATTGAAGGAGCTATTGGATTCAAGAAAACAGGTTCAAAGCTCTATGCATCAGTCGATCTAGAAAAGGCAAGAGTTGGCAGAACAAGACTCCTCTTAAACGAGCACTCCAATCCTCGTTGGTACGAATCTTTCCACATTTTCTGTGCTCACATGGCTTCCAATGTTATATTCACCGTCAAAGTGGACAACCCCATTGGAGCGGACCTTATCGGGAGAGCCTACGTGCCTGTTTCGGATTTGATTCGCGGCGAAGTAATAGATGAATGGCTTGAAATCTTGAACACCGAAAAGAAACCAATACACGGTCACTCTAAGATTCATGTCAGGTTGCAGTTCTTTGATGTTGCTAGGGAATGTTGTTGGGCTCAAGGAGTAAAAAGTCCCAAGTTTCCTGGTGTACCTTTCACTTTTTTCCCTCAGAGAAGAGGGTGCAAGGTTACACTTTATCAAGATGCTCATGTCCCTGATCATTTCATCCCCAAGATTCCATTATCTGGTGGGAATTTCTATGAGCCTAACCGGTGTTGGGAAGACATTTTTGATGCCATTAGTAATGCGAAGCACTTGATTTACATAACGGGTTGGTCTATTTATACTGAGATTACATTGATACGTGACATGAGGCGGCCAAAGCAAGGAGGAGACACGACTCTAGGCGAACTTCTCAAGAAACGAGCCAGTGAAGGTGTGAGGGTGCTGATGCTCGTCTGGGACGACAGAACTTCTGTTGGGATTCTCAAGAGAGACGGATTAATGGCAACTCATGATGAGGAAACAGGGGAGTATTTTCGAAACACTGATGTGCACTGTGTGTTGTGCCCTCGCAATCCAGACGATGGCCGTAGCATAATTCAGAACATTGAAATCGGGACAATGTTCACTCATCACCAGAAGATTGTGGTTGTGGATAGTGCCATGCCTAACGGCGATGAAAACCGGAGGAGGATAGTTAGTTTTGTGGGCGGCATCGATCTTTGTGATGGGAGATACGACACACAATTTCATTCCCTTTTCAGGACTTTAGACACGGCCCATCATGACGATTTTCATCAAGCGAATTTTAGTGGTGCCACAATTCAAAAAGGTGGTCCAAGGGAGCCATGGCATGACATCCATTGCCGGTTAGAAGGTCCCTGTGCGTGGGACGTTCTCTACAACTTTGAGCAACGATGGAGGAAACAAGGCATACAAGACGTGCTTCTGCAGCTTAATgaacttcagaaaatcataattcCACCATCTCCTGTCACGTTCCCAGATGATCCAGAAACATGGAACGTTCAAGTCTTTCGTTCCATTGATGGTGGTGCGGCTTTTGGTTTTCCTGATTCACCAGAAAAAGCAGCACAATCTGGCCTAATAAGTGGAAAGGATAACATCATCGATAGAAGCATTCAAGACGCATATATCCATGCCATTCGTCGCGCGAAAGACTTCATTTACATCGAGAATCAGTACTTCTTAGGAAGCTCATTTTCATGGTACTCTCAGGATATCCGGGATGAAAGCATAGGTGCTTTACACTTGATCCCAAAAGAACTCTCGTTGAAGATTGTGAATAAAATTGAAGCCGGGGAAAGATTTACGGTATACGTTGTGATTCCCATGTGGCCCGAGGGGTTCCCAGAATCTTCATCGGTTCAGGTTATATTGGATTGGCAAAGGAGAACTATGGAAATGATGTACACAGATATAATTCAAGCTCTGAAATCAAAAGGGATTATTGCTGATCCTAAGGATTATTTGACTTTCTTTTGCCTCGGTAATAGAGAAAAGAAGCTGAGCGGAGAATACGAGCCTTCAGAAAAACCAGAACCGGATACAGATTACAGTAGAGCTCAGCAAGCTAGGAGGGGAATGATCTATGTCCATGCCAAGATGATGATTG TTGACGACGAATACATAATCATAGGATCTGCCAACATCAACCAAAGATCCATGGATGGTGCAAGGGATTCTGAAATTGCGATGGGTGCATACCAACCATATCACCTATCTCACAACCAGCCAGCAAGAGGCCAAATTCACGGTTTTCGTATGGCGTTGTGGTATGAGCACCTTGGTTTGCTGGATAACTCCTTTTCATACCCACAAAGCATGGAATGCATACAAAAAGTGAACCAATTGGCTCAAAGAAACTGGGATCTTTACGCCTCCGAAACCGTCGAAAGTGACTTGCCTGGTCATTTGCTGTCTTACCCTATTGGTATATCATCAGAGGGAAGCGTCTCAGAgctgcctgggctggagaattTCCCTGACACCAAGGCTAGAGTTCTTGGCAGTAAAGCTGATTTCTATCCTCCAATTCTCACTACTTAA
- the LOC140842729 gene encoding SPX domain-containing protein 1-like, whose amino-acid sequence MKFGKSLSNQIEETLPEWRDKFLSYKELKKRLKMIVPKQPSAPKRRRMDEEGGGRDAMTAEEVDFVKLLEAELEKFNVFFVEKEEEYIIRLKELRDRVAMARNSKDEMIRIWKEIVDFHGEMVLLENYSALNYTGLAKILKKYDKRTGALLRLPFIQKVLQQPFFTTDLLYKLVKECELMLERLFPANECPDALEAVNGDEPSTSSTAEKDRLLQGPKELAEIEYMESLYMKSTLIALRGLKEIRSGSSTVSVFSLPPLQISGLEGTLDRVPVIQQVAK is encoded by the exons ATGAAGTTTGGCAAGAGTTTGAGCAACCAGATTGAGGAGACGTTGCCGGAGTGGAGGGACAAGTTTCTCTCGTACAAGGAATTGAAGAAGCGCCTCAAGATGATCGTGCCGAAGCAGCCGTCGGCTCCCAAGAGGCGGAGAATGGACGAAGAAGGTGGAGGGAGGGATGCCATGACGGCAGAGGAGGTCGATTTCGTCAAGCTTTTGGAGGCTGAGCTCGAGAAATTTAATGTCTTCTTTGTGGAGAAGGAGGAGGAGTATATCATCAGGTTAAAG GAACTTAGGGACAGAGTGGCAATGGCTAGGAATAGTAAAGATGAGATGATTAGGATCTGGAAAGAAATCGTGGACTTTCACGGGGAGATGGTTTTGTTGGAGAACTATAGTGCTCTCAATTATACAG GATTGGCTAAAATATTGAAGAAATATGACAAGAGAACCGGTGCTCTTCTTCGTTTGCCTTTCATTCAAAAAGTTCTGCAGCAGCCTTTCTTTACCACCGATTTACTATATAAGCTCGTGAAAGAGTGTGAACTGATGCTAGAACGTCTCTTCCCTGCAAATGAATGCCCTGATGCTCTCGAGGCTGTTAACGGAGATGAACCATCTACTAGTTCCACCGCTGAAAAGGATAGGCTACTTCAAGGGCCGAAGGAACTTGCCGAGATCGAGTACATGGAAAGTTTATACATGAAGAGCACCCTAATCGCGTTacgaggtttgaaagaaattcGAAGTGGAAGTTCAACTGTCAGCGTTTTTTCGTTGCCACCGCTGCAAATAAGTGGACTTGAGGGTACTTTGGATAGAGTTCCTGTTATCCAACAAGTTGCCAAGTAG
- the LOC140842727 gene encoding EIN3-binding F-box protein 1-like has translation MPALVNSRGEGLVFSFGTHGEVYCPPRKRSRICGPCIVGGDPSKDKKPSIDVLPDECLFEIFRRLPGGRERSSAACVSKRWLMILSSVRISASFETNFPSLKSDTMTNMDKSSSREWNADGYLTRCVEGKKATDVKLAAIAVGTSTRGGLGKLSIRGSNSLRGVTNHGLSAIAHCCPSLRALSLWNLDSVGDEGLFEISRNCHSLVKLDLSECSSISNNGLAAIAKSCPNLTSITIESCPRIGNDGLQAIGKYCPKLQSVTIKDCPLVGDQGVASLVSSGSKVLSKVKLQGLDITDYSVAMIGRYGNTITNLVLVGLHNVSQKGFWVMGNALGLHMLSTLTVTSCRGITDLSLEALGKGCPNLKHASIRKCCFVSDLGIVAFSKAASLLENLQLEECDRITQIGFLNAVLSSNSKLKSVSLVKCMGIKDVHTESPSFSPCQSLRSLSVRSCPGFGSTSLALVGKLCPKLHNLDLSGLSGITDACLIPLLESCETGLSKVNLSGCSNLSDKIVFALVRLHGRMLELVNLDGCKKITDASLVALVDSCPLLNDLDVSRCLITDSGIAALARGVQPNLQILSLSGCSNVSDKSVPALEKLGRKLVGLNLRHCFSITSSKIEFLTENLWKCDILS, from the exons ATGCCTGCTCTTGTCAATTCCAGGG GTGAGGGGCTCGTGTTCTCGTTCGGTACACACGGCGAGGTCTACTGTCCGCCTAGGAAGAGGTCTCGCATCTGTGGCCCCTGCATTGTTGGTGGGGATCCATCCAAGGATAAGAAACCATCCATTGATGTGCTTCCAGATGAATGCCTATTCGAGATCTTCCGACGGTTGCCAGGAGGTCGAGAGAGGAGCAGCGCCGCATGTGTTTCTAAGCGTTGGCTAATGATCTTGAGCAGTGTCCGCATTAGTGCGTCATTTGAGACCAATTTTCCTAGTTTGAAATCGGACACGATGACCAATATGGATAAATCTTCGAGTAGG GAGTGGAATGCTGATGGATACTTAACAAGGTGTGTGGAAGGCAAGAAAGCAACAGATGTAAAACTTGCCGCTATTGCTGTTGGTACGTCTACCCGTGGCGGGCTCGGAAAACTTTCGATCCGAGGAAGCAACTCTCTACGTGGCGTTACAAACCATGGTCTATCTGCAATTGCTCATTGTTGCCCTTCACTCAGGGCTCTTTCATTGTGGAACCTTGACTCTGTTGGGGATGAAGGTCTATTTGAAATATCAAGAAACTGCCATTCATTGGTTAAGTTGGACCTAAGTGAATGTTCTTCAATATCGAATAATGGTTTAGCTGCAATTGCGAAGAGCTGTCCGAATTTGACCTCGATAACGATCGAATCATGTCCAAGAATTGGTAATGATGGCCTTCAAGCAATCGGGAAATATTGTCCTAAGCTACAGTCTGTGACCATCAAAGACTGCCCTTTAGTTGGGGATCAGGGTGTTGCCAGTCTTGTATCTTCGGGTTCTAAGGTCTTGAGTAAGGTGAAACTTCAAGGTCTAGATATAACGGATTACTCAGTCGCCATGATAGGGCGTTATGGAAACACCATTACGAATCTTGTTCTTGTCGGGCTTCACAATGTGAGCCAGAAAGGCTTTTGGGTGATGGGAAACGCTCTAGGTCTGCATATGCTATCAACTTTGACTGTTACTTCGTGTCGAGGAATAACAGATTTGAGCCTTGAAGCACTTGGAAAGGGCTGTCCGAACCTGAAACATGCATCCATTCGGAAGTGTTGTTTTGTCTCTGATCTTGGGATAGTAGCTTTTTCGAAAGCCGCCAGCTTATTGGAGAACCTGCAATTGGAGGAGTGCGACCGGATCACACAGATAGGCTTTTTAAATGCCGTTTTGAGCTCGAATTCGAAATTGAAGTCTGTTTCTTTGGTTAAGTGCATGGGAATTAAGGATGTCCATACGGAATCTCCCTCGTTTTCTCCGTGTCAATCTCTTCGTTCCTTGTCCGTCCGGAGCTGTCCAGGATTTGGAAGTACTAGCTTGGCTCTGGTGGGAAAGCTGTGTCCAAAACTACACAACTTAGATCTAAGTGGGCTCAGTGGAATCACGGATGCCTGTCTGATTCCTCTGTTGGAGAGTTGTGAAACGGGACTTTCAAAGGTTAATCTGAGCGGCTGCTCAAATCTGAGCGACAAGATTGTATTTGCCCTGGTTCGGTTGCATGGAAGAATGCTTGAATTGGTAAATCTTGATGGTTGTAAGAAAATAACGGATGCAAGTTTGGTGGCACTTGTTGACAGTTGTCCCTTGCTTAATGATCTTGATGTTTCGAGATGTTTGATCACTGATTCTGGTATTGCGGCTTTGGCTCGTGGGGTGCAACCAAATTTGCAGATTCTTTCTTTGTCTGGATGCTCGAATGTGTCGGATAAGAGCGTTCCGGCCCTCGAGAAATTGGGACGGAAACTGGTGGGATTGAATCTTCGGCATTGCTTTTCTATTACAAGCAGCAAAATCGAGTTTCTTACCGAGAACTTGTGGAAATGTGATATCCTATCATAG